Below is a genomic region from Cohaesibacter intestini.
ACTGGTCTGCCGCGGCCTGTGGGTGAGAAGCCGCTGGCCTCCCCAAGTGTGCGGCGGCGGGCAATGGATGCGGGGGTCCGTCTGGCCTTTGTGCAAGGGACAGGTCCGGCCGGGCGCATATTGCATGAGGATCTCGACGCTTATATTGCGGGTGGGGTGCGCTTGCCAGTGCAAGTGAGCGAGGCCGTTGTGCCGCTCAAGAATGGCGTGGAAGAATGGCGGGTGATTGGTCTTCGTCGCAAGATTGCCGAGCGGATGCAGGATTCCAAAAGCCGCATTCCGCACATCACTTATGTCGAGGAAATTGACGTCACGGATTTGGAAAAGCTGCGTCGTCACATGAATGAGACCCGCAAGAGCGATCAGCCTAAGCTGACCATTCTGCCCTTCCTGATGCGGGCCATGGTCGTGGCGGCGCGCGAGGTGCCGAAAATCTCGTCCCATTATGACGATGAGCAAAATCTGGTGCGCCAATATGAGGCGGTGCATATCGGCATGGCGACCCAGACCGATGCTGGCCTGATGGTCCCTGTGGTGCGCCATGCTGAGGCGCGCGGGGTGCGGGACATGGCCGATGAAATCCGCCGTCTGGCGGATGCGGCCCGCGATGGTTCGATCACAAGGGACGAGTTGACCGGCTCGACCATCACCATTTCGAGCCTTGGGGCGATGGGCGGGATTGTCTCGACCCCGGTCATTAATAGCCCGGAAGTGGCGATCATCGGCGTCAACAAGGTGGTGATCCGTCCGATCTATATCGACAGGGAATTCCAGCCGCGACAGATCATGAATCTCTCTTCCAGCTTCGATCACCGGATCATCGATGGTTGGGATGCGGCGGTCTTCATCCAGAAAATCAAGAGCCTGCTGGAACATCCGGCATTGCTGTTTGTCGAATAGGAGGGCCAGAGGATGAATCGGAAAAAAGGATCGAAATCCTGCGATGTCCTGGTGCTAGGGGCCGGGCCGGGGGGCTATACAGCCGCCATTCGGGCCGGGCAGGCGGGCTTGAAGGTGGTGATTGTCGAGGGCGAAAAGGCCGGCGGCACTTGCCTCAATGTCGGCTGCATTCCATCCAAGGCGCTGATCCATGCGGCGGCGCAGTTCCAGAAGGTCAAAGGGTGCGAGCAGGACAATGTCTTTGGCATCAGCCTTGGGGGTGGCTCTGTCGAGATCGACCTCTCCAAGACGATTGGCTGGAAAGATGGCATTGTGGAACGCCTCAACAAGGGCGTGGAAGGCTTGCTGAAAAAGGCCGGGGTTGAGCAAATCATTGGCTGGGGTCGGATGCTGGATGGCAAGACCTGCGAGGTGAGCGGCAAGGATGGGCCGGTGCTGATCCATGCGGAGCATGTCATTCTGGCGACCGGATCGGTGGCGAGTGCTTTGCCGTCTTTGCCCTTTGGCGGCAAGGTGATCTCCTCGACTGAAGCTTTGGCCCTGACCCATGTGCCGGACAAGCTGGTGGTGGTCGGTGGCGGTTATATCGGGCTTGAGCTGGGCACCGCCTTTGCCAAATTTGGCTCAGAGGTGCATGTGGTGGAATTTGCCGACCATATCCTGCCCCATTATGACCGGGAAATCGGCAAGGTGGTGCTGCAATCGCTCAAGAGTCTCGGTGTCACCGTGACAATAGGGGCTGCGGCCAAGCAGCTGAGCGAGGATGGCTCCGGTCTGGTGGTGGGCCTCAAAGATGGAAGTGAGGTGACTCTGCCTGCGGACAAGATTTTGGTGACAGTGGGGCGCAAGCCCCGGCTTGAGGGCTGGGGGGCGGATAACCTTTATCTGACCATGCGGGACGGCTTTATCGCGATCAATGATAAATGCCAAACCTCGATGACCGACATTTATGCGATTGGTGATGTCACCGGCGAGCCGATGCTGGCCCATCGGGCGATCGCTCAAGGGGAGCTGGTGGCGGACATTCTGGCGGGCAAGCCAAGGCGGTTTGATCCGGCTGCGATCCCTGCCATTTGCTTCACGGACCCGGAAGTGGTCTCGGCTGGTCTGTCGCCGGACGAGGCTGAGGCCGCAGGATATGAGATCGTGATCGGGCAATTCCCCTTCGCCGCCAATGGCAAGGCGATGGCGAGCGTTGCGGAAAGCGGCTTTGTCCGGGTGGTGGCTCGCAAGGACAATCATCTGGTGCTTGGCATTCAGGCGGTTGGCAAGGGCGTGGCTGAGCTGGCCGCAAGCTTCGGGTTGGCGCTGGAAATGGGGGCGCGGCTTGAAGATATTGCTGGCACCATCCATGCCCATCCGACCCAAGGGGAAGGCTTGCTGGAAGCTGCCTTCGGGGCGCTGGGGCATCCGCTGCATATGTGAGGGATGCGTATGATCAAAGAGGGCGGCCCCGTGGGTCGCCTTTTCTATTGTTGTTTCTATTTGGCTTTTGTTCTGGCTTGCCCTGCCGCGGGCTTTGGGGCATAGAACAGCCATGAGTGAAACAGCCCATCCGCCCAGTCTGACCCCGCCGCTGGTCAATTATCTGCCACCACAGGAGCCTTATCTGTCGGTGCTCTATGCGGACGAGCATATTGCGCTGGTCGACAAGCCGACCGGGCTGTTGAGCGTGCCGGGCAAGGATCCGGATCATTGGGATTGTCTGGAATATCGCGCCCAGCAGCAGTTGGGCGACGCGCGGATTGTCCATCGGCTTGATATGGATACATCGGGCATCATGGTTTTGGCGATGAATGCCGACAGCCACCGCAATCTGGGCCGGCAATTCGAGAAACGCAAAACTCAGAAAAGCTATGTTGCGCGGGTCTGGGGGCATCTGGCCGAAGAGGCGGGCAACGTAGATTTGCCGCTCATTTGCGATTGGCCGAACCGACCCAAACAGATGGTCTGTTTTGAGCGAGGCAAGCCTGCCAAAACCGATTGGCAATTGCTCAGTCGTGATGCGACGAGCAGTCTGGTGCGCCTCATACCCCATACGGGACGGTCACATCAATTGCGGGTCCATATGCTCAGCTTGGGGCATGTGATTTTGGGGGATCGCTTTTATGCGACAGGCGAGGCGCTCGCTTCTGCGGATCGGCTGATGCTGCATGCGGAGCGACTGGGGCTCATCCATCCTGCAAGAGGCGAGTGGATGGATTTTGAGAGCCCCTGTCCCTTTGCATAATCAAAGTTTAGCGGCGAAGCGGCTTATTGCTTTTTCCAGTTGATGACGATCTCGTTGACTTCTTTGGGCCCTTTGTTGCGCCCCGAGATGGTTTGAAACTTGCCGTCTCCGGTGAGGAAAAAGCTGATGAAAACCTCGTTGGTGCCATCAGTGCCTTTCAGGCGCAACCGGTTGGGTTCGGCGTTGCCTTCCAGACCGATCTTGGCCATGCTGCCGGTTTGCAGGATCGGTGTGCCAGACACATAGCCGTTTGCATCTTCGGTCAGGGTGGAGCTGAAGCTTGAGGTCAAAGAGACCGATCCGCATCGGCCACTGAGCGACAGGGTGTCACTGTTGGCACGGAACTTGGCCTTGATACGGCAGGCGATCGGATCATCATGGGGGTTGCTGCCCTTGTGGTGGATGGTGCCAAGGCCGCGCCAGCTGCCATGGAGCTCTTCCAGAAAGGTCTTGGCAGAGGCCGGGCTGGCGGTGACAAAGGCGGACGCGCCAAGAAGCATGAGGGGCAATAACCGGATGGTGCGGTTGAGGCTCATTCTATCTTCCTTTCAGTCTTCCTAATCTTTGCTTTTGCCCGCTTCAGTCGGGCCGTTTTCGGCCCGCTTTTCGAGGGCAAGCAGGAAACTCGGGAGAATATAGAGATCAGCCAAAAGCGCCACAAATAAGGCGGTGATGACCAGCTGGCCGAACAGGGCAACCGACGGCAGGGTGCTCAATTGTGTCATGCCCAGACCGGCAACCAGAAGCATGGTGGTGGCCAGAACCGCGGGTGTGATGGCGCCAATCGCGCGGGCCATGGCCTGACTGTGGCTGTCGTCTGGATTGGTATGGCGGCAGAGGCGATATTGATTGAGCAGGTGGATCGAATTGTCGACCGCGATGCCAAAGGCAATGGTCAGGGCGATGACGGCCGTCATGTTCAGCGGCTTGTCAACGATCCAGAAATAGGCTTCGACCGTGAGGATGGGAATAAGGTTTGGCAACAGAAATGCAATGCCGAAGCGGATTGAGCGAACCAGCAGCATGATGGCCAGAATGACAATGATGATCGCGCCGATCAGACCGGTTCTAAGGTCGGAAATCAGGTTCGGCGTTTCCTTGGCGGTCAACAGGGATAGCCCGGCCAACGTGACATGACCTTCCAAACCATCGGCTTCCAGCCCGTTGATCAAGCCATCGGCATAGGCGCTGATCTGTTCTGCCGCCAGCATGGTGCCAAGGGGAATCGGTACCAGATAGGCCAGCCCGTCCTTGCTGATGAAGCGGGAGAGGAGCACATTGTCCTCTGGCAGGTCAGCCCCTTCGAACCGTTGCAGCATCGCCACAATCGGTTCCGGGTCGATGGGCTTGGTGATGCGTTTGTTGAGAGAGGTCAGAATGGCCTCAAAGGTCTCCCGGTCCGACGCATTCAGGCCTTTCTGGCCATCCGGGTCTTTGAGAATTGCATAGAGCTGGCCGGAGCCCCCGAGCTTTTTTTCGATCAGCACTTCATCCTTGCGGATTTGCAGGTCTTCAGACAGATAGTCTGTCACGCGGAAACTGGCTGGCAGGATGATGTGGATGGCAATCAAGCCGACCGACAGGGCACAAGCGACGCTGAGGATGGTCTTGCGATGGAAGGTGGCAAGCCAGATGGCCGGGCGTCCGGGGCTTTGCAGAAAGGGAGGCGTCGCGACCGTGTCCGTGTTGCCCTTCTTGAGCAGGAAATGAGACAAGGTCGGCACGATCAGAATGACGGACAGGAAGGCCAGCATGATGCCGACCGCACCGGTGAAGGACAAGCGCTCCATGGTGGTTGCGCCGCCAAGGCCAATGCCGATAAAGGCGAGCGAGGTGGTCAGGCTGGCAAGGAAACAGG
It encodes:
- a CDS encoding dihydrolipoamide acetyltransferase family protein — translated: MGRYSIKMPDVGEGITEAEIVEWNVSVGDFVQEDDILAAVMTDKATVEIPSPVTGTILALHGELGETTAVGAEIIALEVDGDGEEHADDKAEDLSDAAPDVAQDVSQDASKDETPDVQPEVAAVAPTFQALAPTGLPRPVGEKPLASPSVRRRAMDAGVRLAFVQGTGPAGRILHEDLDAYIAGGVRLPVQVSEAVVPLKNGVEEWRVIGLRRKIAERMQDSKSRIPHITYVEEIDVTDLEKLRRHMNETRKSDQPKLTILPFLMRAMVVAAREVPKISSHYDDEQNLVRQYEAVHIGMATQTDAGLMVPVVRHAEARGVRDMADEIRRLADAARDGSITRDELTGSTITISSLGAMGGIVSTPVINSPEVAIIGVNKVVIRPIYIDREFQPRQIMNLSSSFDHRIIDGWDAAVFIQKIKSLLEHPALLFVE
- the lpdA gene encoding dihydrolipoyl dehydrogenase, with the protein product MNRKKGSKSCDVLVLGAGPGGYTAAIRAGQAGLKVVIVEGEKAGGTCLNVGCIPSKALIHAAAQFQKVKGCEQDNVFGISLGGGSVEIDLSKTIGWKDGIVERLNKGVEGLLKKAGVEQIIGWGRMLDGKTCEVSGKDGPVLIHAEHVILATGSVASALPSLPFGGKVISSTEALALTHVPDKLVVVGGGYIGLELGTAFAKFGSEVHVVEFADHILPHYDREIGKVVLQSLKSLGVTVTIGAAAKQLSEDGSGLVVGLKDGSEVTLPADKILVTVGRKPRLEGWGADNLYLTMRDGFIAINDKCQTSMTDIYAIGDVTGEPMLAHRAIAQGELVADILAGKPRRFDPAAIPAICFTDPEVVSAGLSPDEAEAAGYEIVIGQFPFAANGKAMASVAESGFVRVVARKDNHLVLGIQAVGKGVAELAASFGLALEMGARLEDIAGTIHAHPTQGEGLLEAAFGALGHPLHM
- a CDS encoding RluA family pseudouridine synthase, with the protein product MSETAHPPSLTPPLVNYLPPQEPYLSVLYADEHIALVDKPTGLLSVPGKDPDHWDCLEYRAQQQLGDARIVHRLDMDTSGIMVLAMNADSHRNLGRQFEKRKTQKSYVARVWGHLAEEAGNVDLPLICDWPNRPKQMVCFERGKPAKTDWQLLSRDATSSLVRLIPHTGRSHQLRVHMLSLGHVILGDRFYATGEALASADRLMLHAERLGLIHPARGEWMDFESPCPFA
- a CDS encoding efflux RND transporter permease subunit, translated to MQSLGLNKAAPKIASNAPLIAIIALAVTLLTTYLMVTQTRFTGDITDNLANDSESYRSFVALENRFRAFSQDELLLIKSADLSNPETYQAFQTFLLDLQFASQVEAAFSIFSLPDVSRATQTASQDSDELAEPSFFLTSPQIRTKPITERLDALRQQVPLADKMLSEDLTVTLISLMTGSAEEGKSAKLTPESLAEIKALAAPYQQAFTLSFVGIPEIQRTIRDTLHGDQTKLTIASILLCVVVAGAIFRSWRGALICSVPPVTGVIWYFGFLALFSIPVDFLTTIVPTMVIVVAFADGVHLYMSIQRKRSDGLPRKDAIAYAISTTGPACFLASLTTSLAFIGIGLGGATTMERLSFTGAVGIMLAFLSVILIVPTLSHFLLKKGNTDTVATPPFLQSPGRPAIWLATFHRKTILSVACALSVGLIAIHIILPASFRVTDYLSEDLQIRKDEVLIEKKLGGSGQLYAILKDPDGQKGLNASDRETFEAILTSLNKRITKPIDPEPIVAMLQRFEGADLPEDNVLLSRFISKDGLAYLVPIPLGTMLAAEQISAYADGLINGLEADGLEGHVTLAGLSLLTAKETPNLISDLRTGLIGAIIIVILAIMLLVRSIRFGIAFLLPNLIPILTVEAYFWIVDKPLNMTAVIALTIAFGIAVDNSIHLLNQYRLCRHTNPDDSHSQAMARAIGAITPAVLATTMLLVAGLGMTQLSTLPSVALFGQLVITALFVALLADLYILPSFLLALEKRAENGPTEAGKSKD